CTTATACTTCCCATGGTCTCTTGTAATTGGGCAGTAGTGATGTCCATTCCAAGCACACCCCAAAACTTGCCTGCATTGCTTACTGGAACACAGATAGAGATCATCTGTACTTGTTTTCCACCAGCATTGTATGTATATGGATCCGTTACCAAAGGTTCCATTGTCTTTTTAGGGATCTGGTAAAAATCTGCAGTTCCATCGGTTGCCTCATAATTGGTAGAAGGCTCTATCACTGCATCTGTAACCGATTTTACGGAATGAACATAGGTCACGAATCTTCCTGTGGAATCATGCCCCTTCGTATTTTTATACTTAGCATCCAAGCCATCGAATTCGTTCGGCTCATATACGACCCACATTCCGAACCATTTCGGATTTCGATGTAGGATCTCCAACATGGTATTCACCACTTCTTCTCTTTTAGGATTGGAGAAGATAAGAAGCATCCTAAAACCCCTGGTCATTCCCATAGCGGAATCCAGATAATCTTTCACTTCGAAAGTATATCTTTCAGCGCTTAATGCAGAACCGGACTCTATTTCCTTATGCAAGCTACGGTACGAGATCACTGAATTGATTGCAGTGAGTACTGCAAAACCTAAAAACAAAACTAAGGATAAGTATAACGAAATTCTGGCCCTGATACTCATAGGAGGGAATTAGAATAGGGAAACCTTAAATATGGAACAAAAAAAACTCTTTCCGATACGAAATTGTAAAAAAGAAAAACGATCTATATATGAGATCGCTTCATTTTGTTAATACGTTTGTTTTTATTAGGAAATTAATTTCCAACGCCAATTTTATTTGTAATCTAATTGTAATAATTTTGTAACAATCAATTTGCCTTAAAATTGACGACCTTTAATGGTCAGTTAGATCTGTATTTTAAGGCGATTTGGCCAGTACGTGCGATTTCTTGGATCCCGAACTTCTGCATCATTTCCATAAAATGTTCCACCTGCCTTGTATTGCCGGAAAACTCTATGGTCATAGTGGTCTTGGTCAGGTCCGCGATCTTTGCTTGGAACACTTCACAAATAGAAATGACCTCGGTACGATTGGAATCCTCCACTTTTACCACAACAAGTACGAGTTCCCTGCTGATACAGTCATGATAGGCAAGATCTTCTACATCGATCACATCCGGAAGTTTTAGAAGTTGGCGTTTTACCTGTTCTACTACGGAATCGTCTCCCTTGACTACGATCACCATATTCGAAATTTCAGGATCCTGGGTAACACCTACCGCAATAGAATCTATATTATAACTTCTTCTGGTAAATAGACCGGACACATGGCTCATCACTCCCGGATGATTGTTTACCAAAATTTTCAGTATATGTTTCATTTTTTACCGGCCCGAACTGTGTCGGAAAATTCGATCATGTCTTTTTGGGATTTGCCCGCAGGGATCATCGGGAATACTTTTTCTTCCGCGGGGATCATAACTTCTAAGATCCTTGCATCATCGTCTTCTAAGAAAAATTCCAATGCCTTATCGATCTCCGATTTATTAGAAATCCTTAATCCTTTTATGGAATAAGCCTCTCCTAATTTTACGAAATCAGGATTATAATTCCATTCAGACTCGGAAAATCTTTCCTCATAGAATAGTTCCTGCCATTGACGGACCATTCCTAAGAAGTTATTGTTAAAGATCAGGACCTTGACCCCTTTCTTATACATTGCGATGGTTGCCAATTCCTGGATATTCATCTGGATTGAACCGTCTCCGGAAACACAAATTACTGTTTTATTAGGATTTCCGAATTTAGCCCCGATAGCTGCCGGAAGGCCATAACCCATTGTACCAAGTCCTCCGGAAGTCAGCCAACGATTCGCTTCTTCAAAAAGATAATATTGAGCGGCCCACATTTGGTGTTGTCCCACATCAGTGGAAACAATTGCTTTTCCTTTACTCTTTTCGTATAATTTCTGCAGGAACCCTTGCGGTTTGATAGTGTCGGTGGAATCGTCGAACTCTAATGGATGATTCTTCTTTAATGTATCTAAAAATCCGACCCAATCGGAGCGATCTACCTTATTCACTTTCGGAATAAGCGCCTTTAGGACTTCTTTCAGGTCACCATGTAGAAGATGATCCACAGAAACCCTTTTATTAAATTCCGCAGTGTCTATGTCAATATGAGCGCGAACGGCGCCCTCGGCAAATTCGCCAGGTTTGGCGACTCGGTCGTCGAACCTAGCTCCCAAGTTTAGAATATAATCACATTCTAATACAGCTTTGTTAGCGTAAGCAGTCCCGTGCATTCCTAACATTCCAACAGCAAGTTGGTGAGTGCCTGGAAAAGCTCCGATCCCCATAAGAGTTGTGGTAACAGGAATATTTCCCTTCTCCGCAAGCTCCTTGATCTCCTTGGAAGCATTCGCATTGATCGCTCCTCCTCCTACATAAAGAAGAGGACGTTTTGCCTTATTCAATGCTGCTGCGAAAGAATCCAAATCTCCTCCAATCGGAGGCTTTTGGTAATGTCTAGGATCTATTTTAAGTTTATCCACTTTACGAACGGAAGTGAGCTCCGTCTGTACATCCTTTGGAAAATCCAAAAGAACAGGACCGGGTCTTCCGCCTAAGGCGACTAAGGTTGCCTCTTGGAAATGTCTAGCGATATCATCCGCGGACTTGATCAGCGCATTGTACTTTGTGATTGGGATAGTGATCCCATAAATATCGGCCTCTTGGAAAGCATCTGTTCCAATTGCGTTGGTTGCTACCTGTCCGGTGATTGCAAGGATAGGAACCGAGTCTAGTTTTGCGTCAGTAAGTCCAGTTACAAGGTTCGTAGCCCCCGGACCGGAAGTGGCAATACATACCCCTAGCTTTCCTGTAGAACGAGCATACCCTTCTGCCATATGGATAGCGCCTTGTTCATGGCGGACTAGGATATGTTTGATTTTAGTACTTTTATATAATTCGTCGTAAAATGGCAGAATTGCTCCGCCAGGATATCCGAAGACGATATCCACTCCGTATTCTTCCAGGAGTTCGACCATCAAGCGGGCACCGGAGATTTTTGCTTCGGTTTTCGGCATCTTTCCCTCGTTAGAATCCATTCCATGCGAAGTAAGGGCCCTGTCAAGAAGGAAGAATGGACTATAACTTTCGCATTATTTTATGCGCTGCAAACCGCGATTTCTCTCTTTTTTTCCAATTTCAAATTTTCTTTACGGATTTAGTACCAAGGAAAACCTTTACTCATCCGTCAAAGTAATATTAAATAAAAAATTGAATGAAGAATCTTACGGATCTTCCTTCTAAATTTAAAAAGGAACTTCGGTCCTATGAACGAGCCTATTGAAAAACCCCAAGCAGGAAAGGAAGAAGAAGATTCACATTTTGCTCAGATCAAAAGTTTAGCAAAAGAGGCCTACCGTTTTCTGGATAGCAGACAATGGGACAAAGCCGAATCTAAATTGAAGGAACTTCTGGCTAAGGAACCGAGTAATACTTACGGTTTAGTTGGGATGGGAGACCTTCATTTTAAACGAAAGGAATTCAGACAGGCCCTGGATTTTTATAACAGATGTATCAAAGAAGATTCATCCAATAAGTTCTCTCTGATGGGGCTTATGAACTGCTACAGGGAGATGAACCTACTCAATCGAGTCATCGAAGTAGCGGAAGAATACAGACATATTACTATCACAGACGCATCCATTCTAAGTAGAGTTGCGGACGCTCATAGAAAACTCAAAAACTTCAAAGAATCAGAAGTATATTATATGCAGGCATTGCAGATCAATCCTAAGGATCAGTATGTGATCGTAGGTTTGGGGCATTTATTCTTTGCCTGCCAAAGATATAAAGACGCAATCAGCTGGTGGGAAAAACTCTTGGTTATCCAACCGGATAATATCAAGATCCTAACCGAAATCGGTAACAGTTATCGTAAGATCAAAGACTTTGACGAGGCGATCCGTTATTATCGCAGAGCTGCCGACCTGGATCCAAGGAACTTTTTCGCATTATACGGTTTGGCAGAATCTTATCGTGGTAAAAAGGATTTCCGCAAAGCGAACGAGTTCTGGGAAAGAATTCTGGAGTTCGATCCGGATAATAAACTTATCATCAACAGATATGCTGACAGTTTAAGAGGTATGGGAGAATTCGACAAAGCTTTAGAATGTTTTAACAGAATTCTTTCCGAAGGTGAGGATTATTTCGCGCTTCTTGGTAAAGCTTCTTCTTTGAAGATGAAAGGTGCAAGAGATAAGGCGGAGGAAATTTATGTGGATCTCCATAAAAAGTTCCCAATGGATCCTCGCCCAGTGGTAGAACTTTCGGAACTCTATTCCGATATAGGAAAAAGAGACGAAGCCCTCAAGTTATTAAACGACTTCCACAAAAAGCAGCCTCTAAACGAGGAAGTAAAACAAAAGCTGGATTCTTTCTCGGAATAATTCAGTCTTTTACTTCTACCCTATTTTTCTCCCTCTCTAGAAACTCAGGGAGGGGAAAAATTTCCTCCGTTCCATTCTTTAAATATTTTGCCTCAGCATTCCAAACTCCGTTCTTTCTAGTCAGCTCTACATGATGGTGCCAGATATTTCCTTCTTTGTCTGAAAATATGCGAGGGACTCGCGCAGGATTTAGATACAGAATACCTTCTTCTTTCTTTTTCCATATTCTGGTCTCAACTCTTAATTTTCTGGAAGAATGGTGCATATGCCCTGCGATCACTACCTTGGGAGTTTTGCCTTGGCTCGAAAGTTTTCGGATAAAATTACCTAAATCCTTATCTCCAAAGTCCCCCTCTTCACTTTTAAAATCGCAGCCCCAAATATCATGAGCCCTAGCTCCTAAACCGAAGGGACCATTATGGGCAAGTATGATCAGATCCTGTTTTTGAAAGTCCAGACCTTGGACTAACTCCAGAAGTTTATTCTCCGACTCTTCGTAGGAAGAAATCCCGAACACAGACTTAATAAAGATCTGAAAATTAAATCTGGCTCCCATAGAAAGAGGTCTAGCCCCTAAAAGTGAAATACCTTTACCGTCATCGGAAAGATTATACCCGCAAATTCGAGTGTCTCCCAGATCTTTTAGAAGTTTTTTGTATCGAAGCAGATGAAAAGTATGACTTAAGTAACCCATGTTAGGCGAAGCATTGGTAATTTCCATGAGCAACTGAGGGATGGAAGTAGTATCATGATTTCCTAAAATAATATACTTTGGTTTCCGAATTTTAGAGATCGATTGAGCGATCTTGTTCGCATTCCTCGGGAGATTATTTCCAAGATCTCCGGTAAATATCACAGAATCATAATTGCTTTTGGAAAAGTACTCGGTATCGACCCAGGTCCAGAATCCATGTATATCGCCTACTACAGCAATCCGCCTGTCAGAAGAATCAAATATCAATTTTTCCTTCCTAAATTTTAGGTTTCGTCCCTAAGACTTTTTTAAACAAACTTTTTCAGATCGTACTAGGTCGAAAAAAAAATCAACCAGGATCGCGCATGAAAAACATAAACAAAGAAATTTCCGTCTTCTCCGCAAGGTTCCTATTCTTAACCGAGGGTCTAGGTTATCTAATCGGAACTCCATTTGCGATCGTATTTCTGGTCCATTTCATGGACTTAGATCTAAAGGGAGCCAATTCTCTTTGGTTTGTCATGGGTGTGATCTTCGTCCTAGGACTTATCACCAGTTCACTTTCTTCTTTTTATAAATTAAAACCGCTACGAAAATATTCCAAACAATTTGCAGAAGGTGCAGTAACTCGAGAAACGGTCATGGGCGCTCAAAAAGCGGTGTTCCGCCTCCCGATTCTACACGCATCGGATATTCTGGTGAGGATCTGGCTGGGAGGTGGGCTCTTTGTAGTTTCACTCGGTATCTTTTTACCGATCAGCAAAACAGATTATTCTATCCTTTTAGGACTAATAGTATTCGGAGGACTTGCGAGTGCGGTTTATTTTTATCTCATCACGGATTGGCTAAAGGACAATTTAACCAGAACAGATCTATTCGGTTCTATATCTTTAGAATCCTTGGTAAAACTCAATCTGACCAGATCCTTGGCGCTGATCTTCTTTTCTATCGTTCTAGTCTTGGCGATCGGAGTCTCGCTAGTAGTTTACAAACTCAATTACGAATCCCTAAAAAGTGCTTATACTAATCAAATGCTGAATGTGGCCCAAACCCTGGACATTCTCACCCAAGGTATCTATGAGGACACGGAAGAAGAAGCCGAACTAATCATTCGAAACAAAACCTTAGGACTTTTGGTCTCGCAAAAAAAATGGAAGGAAGCGGAGAATTTCTTAGGTAATTTTTTAGGGACCAGCCAAAGATTCGAAGGAATAGCAGTCTGGAAAGAAGCAGGAGACTGGTTCTCTCATTCCGTCGGGACTGGCACCTTAGCAAGTAGCGCGATAGTTCCTTTAACTTCCGCATTCCAACTTCCTGGAGCGGACGAAATAAGAAATATACATAAGGAAAAAACGTTCTTTTTCAGCGAGCCTTCTAACTCCACCCAAAACGGTTCTCCTGTCATTCTATATATTAGAGAATTTGAATTAACGGACGGCTCCAAGGCTTTTCTGGTATTTTCCGTTCGGATAGGAGACCTTACAAATAATATCATCCAATCCATCAAGATCGGAAAAACAGGTTATCCCGGACTACTAACCCCTAAGATGACCTTCTTAAATCATGTCAGCGAAAGTATGAGATTAAAAAAGATGGAAGATCTTCCTTTTGCGAAATTCTTTGTAAACGCTCAAGATGGAGTCCCTATCAAGTATGTGATGGACGGCGCTTATAAATCCATGTTAGTTCATACTAATAAAAAATACGGATTTAGATCTTTTGTAACCATCGCAAATGAAGAAGTTTCCAAAGAAGCGATCTCTACGATCTTTTATATGTTAGCCATCTCATTCAGCGGGCTATTTGTTATTGGGTTTATCATTTACTTCATTCTATCCAAAAGTCTAAAGCCATTAAGCGATAGCCAAAACCTGATCGAAAAAATGTCGGAAGGAGACCTGACCCATAAACTCACAGTTCTTTCCAGGGACGAAATCGGAGAGATGGCGATCAGTATCAATGAGTTCAATCGTAAGGTAAAAGCGGTACTTCATAAAATTTTTGATGCGTCTCATAGTCTGGCAAATTCTTCCGAAGAGATGTCAGGCACGTTAAAGACGATCTCCGATAATGCACAAAGCCAGGCGGCGGCCTCCGAGGAAATTTCCGCTTCTATCGAGGAGATCTCCGCTGGAATGGACGCAATTTCTTACAGAACCAAAGAGCAAGTCAGTCTTTTGAATTCTTTGGATTCCGAAATGGAAGAATTTTCTTCTTCTATCCAAAACACTTCCGAAAATCTGGAAAACACTCTTTCTCATGTAAAAGAGATCACTGACGAGGCCAGAAGAGGTGGAAAGTCTTTGGAATTGACTGATCAAAGTATCAAGAAAATTTCCCAGAGTTCTGACCAGATCACCGGTGTGATCGAGATCATCACAACCATTTCGGAACAGATCCATCTCTTAGCGTTGAACGCAGCTATCGAAGCAGCAAGAGCCGGGGCAGCGGGAAAAGGATTCGCGGTGGTCGCGGACGAAATTTCCAAACTAGCGGACAAAACTTCCGACAGCATGAAAGAGATAGAAAATATTATCCAAGCAAACGAAACAGAGATAGGGATCGGTGTCAGCAATATCCGGGACACAGTAAGTGTGATCGGAGGGATTATCCAGAAAATAGAAACGATCTATATTCGGATGAACGAGGTATCTTCCGTGATGGGAGAACAGCTGGTCCGAAATCAGATCGTGAATAAAAAAGGCCAGGAAGTAAAGGAAAGGTCAGAAGGCATCCAAACCGCAATCCAGGAGCAAAAACTGGCAGTAGAAGAAATTTCTAAAACAATTTCGAGCATCAACGACCTGACCCAATCTAACGCGTCTTCTACAGAAGAATTGAGTTCCGGTTCAGTAGGACTCGCCCATTTGTCCGAGGATCTGAAAAACCAAGCAGAGTACTTTCATTTTTGAGATTACTCTCTCCGAAATTTCGGGAGAATAAGAAGATCCCGAAACTTAGTTGCATTTTAGAGAATTTATTCTAATTTGCGCTTATATGGAATGGGAAAAAATCTTAAGGGACTCTGTACGGGACGGTTCAATCAAGGAATTGTATCTCCGGAGAGTGCCCACCCTGAAAACCTGTGATGATTGGAATAAGGTAAAAGAAATAGGTCTGATCGATCACAAAACCAAATATGCCCACTATAAGGGTGGATTGGTTAAATTCGGGGAAGGTCTTTTTTTCGTGAGTGAAGAAAGGCTCCAGGCCTTGGCTCCATTTCGCAAATGGGAATTCAAAACCAAAATCAAAGTCACCCCGGACTGAAGAGTCGCGGAGTTTTTCTCACACAGAGGCGCTAAGCCGCTTTAGTTTTCTTATCTAGTTAAGTTGATGATCAGGTTCAGTTTTTCGGCGACGGTGATCACGTCTTGGACCCTAGTTTTATCCACAAGCACTGCGGTTGGTCCAATTTCGTCCAAAACTATCTTCTTGCCTTTGATCTGACCAAGTAAAAGTTCCATCACGTTCTGGTCTTTGGTTCGGACAAGCACACAATCCTCTGCAACTTCCACCACAGGCAGGTTTCCGCCCCAGTCTTCTAATAAGAATAGAAGGTTTTGGGCCAGCTCCGCTTTGCTAGAAGCTTTTAAGAAGTCTACGAACTCATTCGTTTTATATCCCAGTAGAATTCCCAATTGGTAGGCTTCTTTGGTCAGAACGAAAGTATAAACCCTGTCGTAGTCTTTGAGTTCTGTGAACGCTTTTAATAGATGAATTCCGTAGATAGAAACTTTTTCCGGGAATGCGATTACGGAGAAGTCCGGGTTGATCGTAATTCCACCCTTCTCTGTAACTCCTGCAAGCTCTCCCGTTTGGAAGAAATATTCTCCCAACTTAGAAAGAGTTAGGAAACGGTTCGGGTATTCTACTTCTAATAGTCCGAATAAATGCAGATAGAAGATCGCACTCATGATCTCCTTACGAAGATCCGCCAGATCCGTCTGGAAATTTTTCGTGCGGAAACCAGGGCTGAAGATCAGATGTTCCCTGATAATATTAGAGAAAATAACGGAAAGATGGATACGTTTGGACTTGATGATCAGATTCACACATTTGTCCAAGATCATCTTATCGTAAAAAGGCATTTCCGTAGGTTGGAAAACTTCAGGAGGATTGACCCGTTTCATTCTGGCCTCGTTCACCTCATGGATGACGAGTTTCATGATCTCGAATATATCCTTGCTTAAAAAACCGTCCAGGTCCCCTCTCAGAATGATATTCTCGCCTTTGATGTCCGCCAGGTTCAAAAGTTTCAGGATAGGAAGGATAAGTTCCATCTGATAGATCTGGCTTTTTTCCGGGAAGATACTGATATCCGGATTTAATAATTCTTGTTCCGTTCTTTTATGATCCGCCTGTTTTACCTTGCCGGATTTAGCCAGAACCAAACCTTTTCTGCTGATATAAGAAAGGAGTTTTTTGGTATTTAAAAAGAAGTCCAACTCGTTAGTCGCGAGCTTTTCCTGTCTTTGGCGAGTTCCTTTTTTAACGGAAGGCAGGATCGGATTGTTTTGGATATATTTAAGAAGTTCTTCCGGAAGAGCAAAAATCCTGACGAACTTCTCTTCTACGAAACAAACGTCTGCAATCATCCCTTTTTCGACCAAGGAAGGAATAATGGTCTCGTACTTGCCTCGGCTCATTACGATAAAACTTCTGATATCGTCCGCGTCAGCCGCACCGCCACTCAGGTAGATCCTGACCACGGTATCTCTTTCCAGTTCGGATAAGGATACAATAGCTGCCTCATACGCCTCGTCGGAAGTCGCGTGAGTGATAAACTTGCGAATACTATCTATCTTTGCAGGAGCCTTGACTGCTTTTTTCCATTCGTTGGAAATATCAGTCAGCTTCTTACGATCTAGAAGTTTTTCGACGGAGACCTTATATTTGTCTCCTTTCAGGTTTTGATCTAAGGAAACTAAATCTGCCAGCTCGTCAAAGGCATGGTACTTATCCAGGTTATTGGTAAGTCTTTCTCTGTTTTTTCTTTGGTATACGAGTTGGTATTTGCGAAGAAGGTTAAGTTCCATCTCCACGTTGATAGGAGGAATGTTTACTTTTCGGGAAATCTCTCCCAACGTAAGAACATTCTTATTTTTTAAGATAGAAGTATAGATATTAACTTGGAGTACAGTGAGTTTTTCAAGAACCCCTTTGAGGTAAAACTCGTCTAGAAAACTGTCATAAAGAAACTTAACGTTCTTATTCTTTTCCTTGAACGGGAGCTTGGGAATGTTCCAGAGAGAGGCGGTCTTCTTTAGGTCGTTCAGTTCGAGTTTTTCTAATTCTTGCAATAAAACCGATTCGCCGCTCATACCACTGACCGAAATTATCGTTCGAGAGCCATACTCCAATTCTCGCCGCTCCCGTAAACTAAAATACGGTTTTCTCGGCCGAGCATGAAAAATAGACCCGAGTACCTTTCTTTAGGTTCCTTATCCCGAACAGAGTATCTTTCTCCCTGATTTGGATTGTGTTCCTTTCAAGTTATCTTAATCTGGAGCTGAAATGCCAGGATTTCTAGACCAACTTCTGCAAGGGGTAAACAGTGCTAGTCGCATAGTGACCAGTAGTTATGTTTTTTCCACCAAAACCATCCTACTTTTAAAGGATTTAGCTACAGGAGGAAGCAGTTCGCGTAATATTCCAGTCCGACTGAGAGAAGCGTTTGAAGAATTAGGAGCAACGTATATTAAATTAG
Above is a genomic segment from Leptospira johnsonii containing:
- the ilvN gene encoding acetolactate synthase small subunit, which encodes MKHILKILVNNHPGVMSHVSGLFTRRSYNIDSIAVGVTQDPEISNMVIVVKGDDSVVEQVKRQLLKLPDVIDVEDLAYHDCISRELVLVVVKVEDSNRTEVISICEVFQAKIADLTKTTMTIEFSGNTRQVEHFMEMMQKFGIQEIARTGQIALKYRSN
- the ilvB gene encoding biosynthetic-type acetolactate synthase large subunit yields the protein MPKTEAKISGARLMVELLEEYGVDIVFGYPGGAILPFYDELYKSTKIKHILVRHEQGAIHMAEGYARSTGKLGVCIATSGPGATNLVTGLTDAKLDSVPILAITGQVATNAIGTDAFQEADIYGITIPITKYNALIKSADDIARHFQEATLVALGGRPGPVLLDFPKDVQTELTSVRKVDKLKIDPRHYQKPPIGGDLDSFAAALNKAKRPLLYVGGGAINANASKEIKELAEKGNIPVTTTLMGIGAFPGTHQLAVGMLGMHGTAYANKAVLECDYILNLGARFDDRVAKPGEFAEGAVRAHIDIDTAEFNKRVSVDHLLHGDLKEVLKALIPKVNKVDRSDWVGFLDTLKKNHPLEFDDSTDTIKPQGFLQKLYEKSKGKAIVSTDVGQHQMWAAQYYLFEEANRWLTSGGLGTMGYGLPAAIGAKFGNPNKTVICVSGDGSIQMNIQELATIAMYKKGVKVLIFNNNFLGMVRQWQELFYEERFSESEWNYNPDFVKLGEAYSIKGLRISNKSEIDKALEFFLEDDDARILEVMIPAEEKVFPMIPAGKSQKDMIEFSDTVRAGKK
- a CDS encoding tetratricopeptide repeat protein — translated: MNEPIEKPQAGKEEEDSHFAQIKSLAKEAYRFLDSRQWDKAESKLKELLAKEPSNTYGLVGMGDLHFKRKEFRQALDFYNRCIKEDSSNKFSLMGLMNCYREMNLLNRVIEVAEEYRHITITDASILSRVADAHRKLKNFKESEVYYMQALQINPKDQYVIVGLGHLFFACQRYKDAISWWEKLLVIQPDNIKILTEIGNSYRKIKDFDEAIRYYRRAADLDPRNFFALYGLAESYRGKKDFRKANEFWERILEFDPDNKLIINRYADSLRGMGEFDKALECFNRILSEGEDYFALLGKASSLKMKGARDKAEEIYVDLHKKFPMDPRPVVELSELYSDIGKRDEALKLLNDFHKKQPLNEEVKQKLDSFSE
- a CDS encoding metallophosphoesterase gives rise to the protein MIFDSSDRRIAVVGDIHGFWTWVDTEYFSKSNYDSVIFTGDLGNNLPRNANKIAQSISKIRKPKYIILGNHDTTSIPQLLMEITNASPNMGYLSHTFHLLRYKKLLKDLGDTRICGYNLSDDGKGISLLGARPLSMGARFNFQIFIKSVFGISSYEESENKLLELVQGLDFQKQDLIILAHNGPFGLGARAHDIWGCDFKSEEGDFGDKDLGNFIRKLSSQGKTPKVVIAGHMHHSSRKLRVETRIWKKKEEGILYLNPARVPRIFSDKEGNIWHHHVELTRKNGVWNAEAKYLKNGTEEIFPLPEFLEREKNRVEVKD
- a CDS encoding methyl-accepting chemotaxis protein, with amino-acid sequence MKNINKEISVFSARFLFLTEGLGYLIGTPFAIVFLVHFMDLDLKGANSLWFVMGVIFVLGLITSSLSSFYKLKPLRKYSKQFAEGAVTRETVMGAQKAVFRLPILHASDILVRIWLGGGLFVVSLGIFLPISKTDYSILLGLIVFGGLASAVYFYLITDWLKDNLTRTDLFGSISLESLVKLNLTRSLALIFFSIVLVLAIGVSLVVYKLNYESLKSAYTNQMLNVAQTLDILTQGIYEDTEEEAELIIRNKTLGLLVSQKKWKEAENFLGNFLGTSQRFEGIAVWKEAGDWFSHSVGTGTLASSAIVPLTSAFQLPGADEIRNIHKEKTFFFSEPSNSTQNGSPVILYIREFELTDGSKAFLVFSVRIGDLTNNIIQSIKIGKTGYPGLLTPKMTFLNHVSESMRLKKMEDLPFAKFFVNAQDGVPIKYVMDGAYKSMLVHTNKKYGFRSFVTIANEEVSKEAISTIFYMLAISFSGLFVIGFIIYFILSKSLKPLSDSQNLIEKMSEGDLTHKLTVLSRDEIGEMAISINEFNRKVKAVLHKIFDASHSLANSSEEMSGTLKTISDNAQSQAAASEEISASIEEISAGMDAISYRTKEQVSLLNSLDSEMEEFSSSIQNTSENLENTLSHVKEITDEARRGGKSLELTDQSIKKISQSSDQITGVIEIITTISEQIHLLALNAAIEAARAGAAGKGFAVVADEISKLADKTSDSMKEIENIIQANETEIGIGVSNIRDTVSVIGGIIQKIETIYIRMNEVSSVMGEQLVRNQIVNKKGQEVKERSEGIQTAIQEQKLAVEEISKTISSINDLTQSNASSTEELSSGSVGLAHLSEDLKNQAEYFHF
- a CDS encoding helicase — its product is MSGESVLLQELEKLELNDLKKTASLWNIPKLPFKEKNKNVKFLYDSFLDEFYLKGVLEKLTVLQVNIYTSILKNKNVLTLGEISRKVNIPPINVEMELNLLRKYQLVYQRKNRERLTNNLDKYHAFDELADLVSLDQNLKGDKYKVSVEKLLDRKKLTDISNEWKKAVKAPAKIDSIRKFITHATSDEAYEAAIVSLSELERDTVVRIYLSGGAADADDIRSFIVMSRGKYETIIPSLVEKGMIADVCFVEEKFVRIFALPEELLKYIQNNPILPSVKKGTRQRQEKLATNELDFFLNTKKLLSYISRKGLVLAKSGKVKQADHKRTEQELLNPDISIFPEKSQIYQMELILPILKLLNLADIKGENIILRGDLDGFLSKDIFEIMKLVIHEVNEARMKRVNPPEVFQPTEMPFYDKMILDKCVNLIIKSKRIHLSVIFSNIIREHLIFSPGFRTKNFQTDLADLRKEIMSAIFYLHLFGLLEVEYPNRFLTLSKLGEYFFQTGELAGVTEKGGITINPDFSVIAFPEKVSIYGIHLLKAFTELKDYDRVYTFVLTKEAYQLGILLGYKTNEFVDFLKASSKAELAQNLLFLLEDWGGNLPVVEVAEDCVLVRTKDQNVMELLLGQIKGKKIVLDEIGPTAVLVDKTRVQDVITVAEKLNLIINLTR